The Caulobacter sp. 73W region CGACGATCCGACACCGTGAAATGCAAAATGGCCGGACTTTCGCCCGGCCATTCGCGTTCTAGACATCCACCTCGGCGTCGAGGGCGTTCTGCTGGATGAACTCTCGGCGGGGTTCGACCAGGTCCCCCATCAGGCGGGCGAACATGTCGTCGGCGTCGTCGGCGTGGGTCACCTTGACCTGCAGCAGGGTGCGGGCCTCCGCGTCGAGGGTCGTCTCCCACAGCTGGTCGGGGTTCATCTCGCCCAGGCCTTTGTAGCGCTGGATCGACAGGCCCTTGCGGCCGGCGTCCATCACCGCCTGGACCAGGTCCAGCGGACCGCGCACGGTCGTCGACTTGTCCTTGCGGCGGAAGATCGCCGGCTTGGAGAAGGTTTCGGCCAGGGCTCCGGCGCGCTCGGCCAGACGGCGGGCGTCGGCGGCGTTCAGGGTCATCTCGTCGATCACCAGGCGCTCGGACACGCCGCGCTTCACGCGGCTGAAGCTGTAGCCGCCGCCGGTCGCGGCGGGCTCGCCGCTCCACGGGCCGTCGCCTTCCTCGGCGTAGAGGTCCAGGCGCTTGGCGGCCGAAGCCACGTCGGCCTTGTCGCCGAACAGCCCGGCCAGGGCCGTCTGTTCAACGGCGAAGGCCGGGGCGCGGGCCGACAGGCGTTCGATGTTGGCCTTCGCGCCGCGTGCGGTCTGCACCATGGCCAGCAGGTCGCGGCCGGTCAGGCGCTCGCCCGAGGCCAGGTCCAGCTCGGCGCCGTCCACGCCCTCGTCGGTGAGGAACGACTCCATCTCGGCGTCGTCCTTCAGGTAGCGCGAGGACTTGCCCTTGGTCGCCTTATAGAGCGGCGGCTGGGCGATGTAGATGTAGCCGCGCTCGATCAGCTCCGGCATCTGGCGGTAGAAGAAGGTCAGCAGCAGGGTGCGGATGTGGGCGCCGTCGACGTCGGCGTCGGTCATCAGCACGATCTTGTGGTAGCGCACCTTGTCGGCGTCGAAGTCCTCGCGGCCGATGCCGGCGCCCAGCGCGGTGATCAAGGTGCCGACCTGGTCCGAGGACAGCATCTTGTCGAAGCGGGCGCGCTCAACGTTCAGGATCTTGCCGCGCAGGGGCAAGATCGCCTGGTTCTCGCGGTTGCGGGCCTGCTTGGCGGAGCCGCCGGCGCTGTCGCCCTCGACGATGAAGATTTCGGACTTTGCCGGATCCTTCTCCGAGCAGTCGGCCAGCTTGCCGGGCAGGGAGGTGATGTCGAGCGCGCTCTTGCGGCGGGTCAGTTCGCGGGCCTTGCGGGCCGCTTCACGGGCGGCGGCGGCCTCGACGATCTTGCCGACGATGGCGCGGGCCTCGTTCGGATGCTCCTCGAACCAGGTGGCCAGGCCGTCCTGCACCAGGCCTTCGACGGCGGGGCGCACTTCGGACGAGACCAGCTTGTCCTTGGTCTGAGAGCTGAACTTCGGGTCCGGCACCTTGACCGACAGCACGCAGGTCAGGCCTTCGCGGGCGTCCTCGCCCGAGACATTGACCTTCTCGCGCTTGGCCAGGCCGGAGCTCTCGATGTAGTTGCCCATCACCCGGGTCAGGGCGGCGCGGAACGCGGCCAGGTGGGTGCCCCCATCCCGCTGCGGGATGTTGTTGGTGAAGCACAGCATGTGCTCGTGGTAGCTGTCGTTCCACCACAGGGCGAGGTCCAGCTCGACCTTGTCGCGGCGGCCGCGGATCACGATCGGATCCTTCAGCATGCCGTTCTTGGCCTTGTCGAGGTGGCGCACGAAGGCCTCGATGCCGCCCTCGTAGGACAGGATTTCCTCGAAGGGCTCCGCCTCGCGCAAGTCCTTGAAGCGGATGGTCACGCCCGAGTTCAGGAACGCCAGCTCGCGCAGGCGATGCTCCAGCGTCTTGCGGTCGAACTCGATGAACGAGAACGTCTCGGTCGAGGGCATGAAGGTGACCGAGGTGCCGGTCAGGAACTCGCCCGCCTTGGGCCCTTCGGTGCGGGTCGGGCTGTCGCCGGTGACCTTGAGCGAGGAGACCGCGTCGCCGCGCTCGAACCGCATCTCGTGGACCTGGCCGTTGCGGTGAATCTTCAGCTGCAGCCAGTCGGACAGGGCGTTGACCACCGACACGCCCACGCCGTGCAGGCCGCCGGAGACCTTGTAGCTGTTCTGGTCGAACTTACCGCCGGCGTGCAGCTGGGTCATGATGACCTCGGCCGCCGAGACGCCTTCGCCCTCGTGGATGTCGGTGGGGATGCCGCGGCCGTCATCAGTGATGGTGGCCGAGCCGTCGGCGTTGAGGATCACCTCCACCGCGGTGGCGTAGCCGGCCAGGGCTTCGTCGATGGCGTTGTCCACCACCTCATAGACCATGTGGTGCAGACCCGAGCCGTCATCGGTGTCGCCGATGTACATGCCGGGGCGCTTGCGCACCGCGTCCAGACCCTTGAGGACCTTGATCGAGTCCGCGCCGTACTCGCCGGGGGTCTCTTCGATCTCGGGGGCTTGGTTTTCGTCGCTCATCTACTGGTCCAGAACCGTCAGACCCGATGCGTCCACGCGGACGCCCAGGGCCCGACCCTTGAGGTGGTCGAACAGCGCTTCGTCGGTGCCCGTCAAAAAGGCTTGAAGGCCCAGCGCCGTGATTTCGTCGGCCAGAGCAGCCCGCCGTTTCAGGTCGAGATGCGCCGCGACTTCGTCGAGCAACAATATAGGGTTTGGCGCTGATTCCGCACGCGAAAGTCGCGCCGCCTGGGCCAAAACCAGGTTCAAAATCAGCGCTTTCTGCTCGCCAGTGGAGCATTCGGCGGCCGGACGGTCCTTTTCGGCATGGACGACAGCAAGATCGCCCCTGTGAGGCCCCGTCAAGGAGCGTCCGGCGGCTCCGTCCCGGGGCCTGGCGGCGGCCAGTGCGGCCGAAAGACGAGCCTCCAGCTCGGGTGATTCGGTCCCGTTTGCGGCCATGGTCTCCCAGTCGCCGGTCAGGCTGAGACGCGCCTGCGGGAACGGCCGGTCGCCCCGGCTGTCGATCTCGTCCTGCAGGGCCTGCAGGGTGCGCACCCGGGCGGCGGCCATCAGGGCTCCGGCCTGGGCCATGCGGGTCTCCAGGGCCGTCAGCCAGGCCTCGTCCCCCACCTCGTCCACCAGCAGGCGCAGGCGCTCGCGCTGGGCCTTCTCATAGGCGCTGGCGTGGGCGGCGTGGGCGGGCTCGGCGGCGAAGACCAGGCGGTCGAAGAACTTGCGCCGCTCGGACGCCGCCTCCAGGAACAGGCGGTCCTGCTGCGGGGTCAGCCAGACGGGCCGGATGTGGTCGGCCATGCGGCCGGGCGGGACGGCCTCGCCCTCCAGCCGCACCACGCGGCGGGCGGCCCCGGCGGTCTCGGTCCCGGTGCCCAGGCGGGTCTCGCCCTCCGGGTCCTCGACCACCGCCGCCACGGCCCAGGCGCGGCCCACGGCCTCGCCCGGCAGGCGGCGGCCGACCTCGGCCAGGGCGGAGCCGCGCAGGCCCCGGCCGGGCGACAGCAGGGACACGGCTTCCAGCAGGTTGGTCTTGCCCGCCCCGTTGGGGCCGAACAGGAAGACCGTGCGGCCGCCAGCCTCCAGCCGCGCCCGTTCATAGGAGCGGAAGTCGGTCAGGCTCAGGGATAGGACGGCGGCGCGGCTCACCCGGCGGGTTTTAGACCCAAGACCTTCTGCAGGAACAGGGTTTCCGCCTCGCGGCGGCGGTCGCTGTTGACGCGCTTGAAGAAGCCGTGGCCCTCGTCCTTGAACAGGACGTACCAGGTCTCGACCCCGTTCTTGCGCAGCTCGGCCACCACCTGGTCGGATTCGGACTGCGGCACGCGCGGGTCGTTGGCGCCCTGCATGATCAGCATCGGCTTGGTGATCTTGCCGACGTTGTTCATGGGCGAGATGCGTTCGAACACCTTCTGCATCTTTGGATCGCGCTCATCGCCGTACTCGGCCCGGCGCAGGTCGCGGCGATAGGTCTCGGTGTTCTTGAGGAACGAGGTGAAGTTGGAGATGCCGTAGCGCTCCACCCCGCCAGCCAGACGGTCCGAATAGTGGGTCATGACCGCCAGCGACATGTAGCCGCCGTAGGACTGGCCGTAGACGACGGCCCGCTTGGCGTCGAGGTCGGGCTGGGTCGCGATCCAGTCCAGCAGGGCGCCGATGTCCTTGACCAAGTCCTCGCGCTTTTCGGCGTTGTCGAGGTTCAGGTAGGTCTTGCCGTAGCCGGTGGAGCCCCGGACGTTGGGGACGATCACGGTGATCCCCATCTCGCCGACCATCTGCTGGATGTGCTGGTTGATCGAGTTGTAGACCGGCCGCGACTGGCCTTCGGGGCCGCCGTGGATGTCGATCACCACTGGGGTCGGCCCCCTGGCGTTCCGGGGGCGATAGACCAGGGCCGGGATCGAACGGCCGTCGAAGGACTTGAACCGCACCAGGGTCGGCTCGACCAGGCTTGCCGGATCGAGCCCCCCCAGCTCCGAGTTGGTCCAGCGCTCCAGCTTGCCTTCCAGGACATCCCAGCTCCAGGCGTCGCTGGAGGAGGTCGGGGTCGACAGGGAGAAGCCGAGCTTGGAGCCGTCCTTGTTGAAGGTCAGGTTCGACAGCACGCCGGCCGGCAGCTGCGCCTGCGGCAGGGCGCGGCGGGTGACGAAGTCGCGGACCACCAGCTTCGAATAGCCGTCCTCGTTGACCACATAGGCCAGGATGCGCCCGTCGCTGGACAGGGCGAACTCCTCGACGTCCCAGGGCTGCTCTCCCGAAAGGTTGGTCTTCTTGCCGGTGGCCAGGTCGATCTCGATCAGGCGGGCGAAGTCCGAACCTTCGTCCGACAGGATCAGCACGCGCTTGCCGTCGGGCGTGAACTTGCCGCCCTGATAGGCGATCGGGGTCTCGGCCGCGCCCAGGGGGGTCAGCTTGCCGCCCGCCACGTCCAGCAGCCAGCGCGGGGAGTCGTTGATCGACAGATAGCGGCCCAGCAGCACCGTCTTGCCGTCGGCGGACACGTCGATGGGCGACATGGCGCCCGTACCCTCGAGGATCGTGCGGCGGCCGTCCGGGGCGGACGGGTCGAGCATGATGATGTCGGCGTCGGCGTCGCCCTTGGCCGAGCGGCTCCAGACCAGGACCGAGCCGTCCTTGGACACGGCGGGCGACTGGTTGCGCGTGCCGGCCTCGGTGATGGTCGTGGTCTTGCCGTCCGCTTGGCGGACCAGCAGCTGGAACCACTCGTCGCCGCCGGTGTCTTTGCTGAGCAGCAGGCCCTTGCCGGCCGGTAGGGCGCCGACGCCGGCCACCGGCTCGTCATAGAAGGTGATCTGGTTGCGGGCCGCGCCGGGGGCGGCGACGGTATGGACCTGGTTGGTCTGGCCGAACCGGGTGGTGATCAGCATGGAGCCGTCGGCGGCCCAGTCCTGGAAGTAGGCCGAGCGGACATTCTGATACTTGGCCAGAACTCTCGCGCACCGAGGCCGGAGCCTCGGGCACGTTTTCGAGAACCTGGTTGCCGATCTCGCGGCGCTGGAGAGCCTGGGCCGACACGTCGGCGGCGGCGAACAGGCACAGCACGGCCGCGCCGAGGAACAGAGACTTCTTCACGATCAAACTCCCCCGCCCGCCCTCGGACCGGGGCGAGCTCGTTATGAACTCAGACCCGCAGCGGCATCAGCACGTAGCGCACGCCCGGATCAGCCGGATCGAGCACCAGGGTCGGGCTGGCCGGGTCGGCGAAGCGGAACTCCGCGGTGTCGGCGCCGATCTGGCCGCAGACGTCCAGCAGATAGCGGGCGTTGAAGCCGATCTCGAAGGGCTCGCCGTCGTAGTCGACCTCGACCTCTTCCACGGCCTGGCCGGCTTCCATGTTGCGGACGGTCAAGATGACCTTGCCCGGTTCCACGGCCAGCTTCACCGAACGGCTCTTTTCCGCCGAGATGGTGGCCACGCGGTCGACGGCCTTTGCGAACAGGCCGTTGTCGACCAGGAGAACCTTGGCGTTGTCCTTGGGGATGACGCGGACATAGTCGGGGAACGAGCCGTCGATGACCTTGGAGGTCAGGGCGGCGGCTCGGCCGAACTCCAGGCGCACCTTCTGGGGGCTGAGCTGCAGCTCGACGTTCTCGCCGGCGTCATCCAGCAGGCGGCGGATCTCGTTGATGGTCTTGCGCGGGACGATGACGCCCGGCGTGCCGGCGGCGCCTTCCGGCGCGGCCATTTCGGCCAGGGCCAGGCGGTGGCCGTCGGTAGCCACGGCGCGCAGCTTGGTCTCGCCGCCCTCGACCACGGTGTGGACGTACAGGCCGTTGAGATAGTAGCGCGTCTCTTCGGTGGAGATGGCGAAGCGGGTCTTGTCGATCAGGCGGATCAGGTCGCCGGTGTCGACGCTGATGCGGCCCGACAGACCGTCGGACGACATGACCGGGAAGTCGCCGGCCGGCAGGACCGGCAGGTTGAACTTGGAGCGGCCGGCCTGGATCTGCAGGCGCGGATCGTCGCCGTTGAAGCTGAGCGAGACATCGGCGCCGTCGGGCAGCTTGCGGACGATCTCGTACAGGGTCTGGGCCGGCGCCGTGATCTGGCCGGGGATATCGACCTGGGCCATGCCCTCGTCGATGATCTCCATGTCCAGGTCGGTGGCCGAGAAGCTGACCTGCTCGCGGTCGGCCGACAGCAGCACGTTGGACAGGATCGGGATGGTGTTGCGGCGCTCAACAACGCTCTGCACATGCCCCAGCGCCTTCAGAAGCGCCGCCCGCTCGATCGTAAGCTTCATGTCTAGTCCGGACTCGTGAGGCCGCAGGAGCCCCCGCGCGGCCTATGGAAAGGACCACGGACATTAGCCGAACTTGGCGCTTTAGGAAGAGGCAAGGGCCGCCTTTAGCCGCCTCTTGCAACCTATCCCCGCGATACTATGTTATTGAGAAGCATTCTCAACTAAGACATCGCACATGCGGCTCGCCCTGAAGACCCTGACCTACGCGACCATGCACCTGACGGTGGCCGTTGCCGTGGCGTACGTCCTGACCCGCAGCTGGAAGGTGGCGCTGGCGGTGGGGATCATCGAACCGATGGTCCAGACCATCACGTTCAATCTGCACGAACGGGCCTGGACGCGCGCCGACAAGCGGCGCGCGCAGAAGGATCAGGCCCGGGTGTCGACCGAACCGCCCTCGCCCGCCGCTTCGGCGCTGGCGTAGGGATTGGCGGCGGCGGTCGGCTCGGCCGGAGCCGTCTCGCCGATGCCGGTGGAGCCCTTGGCGGCGACCACCACCATGGCCGGACGCACCAGGCGGCCCAGCAGCTCATAGCCCGCCTGCAGGACCTGAATGACGCCGCCCGCGGCGACTTCCGTCGAGGGCTGCTCCATCATCGCCTGATGCAGGTGCGGGTCGAACTTGGAGCCCTTCACCGGATCGACGCGCTTGAGGCCATTGCGCTCGAAAGCGTCCATCAGGGCCTTTTCAGTCATCTCGATGCCGACCGTGAAAGTCTTCACCGGACCGTCCTCGGTCTCCTTGGGCGCGGCGGCCAGGGCGCGCGACAGGTTGTCGGCCACGCCAAGCAGGTCGCGGGAGAACTTCTGGATCGCGTAGGCGCGCGCCTCATTGGCCTCGCGCTCGGCGCGGCGGCGGGTGTTGTCGGCCTCGGCAGCGTAGCGAAGAACCTGTTCCTTCAGCGCGGCCACCTCGGCCTTCAGCGCTTCGGTCTCGGCGGCGGCGATCTCCGCGCCGTCGAAAGCTTCTTCGTTCGCCGGCGTTTGTTCGTCGGTCATGTCTCTCTCATCCGTCCAAAAGCTTGCCAAGGACCCTGGCGGTATAGTCCACCAATGGGATGACCCGGGCGTAATTCAAGCGGGCCGGGCCGATCACGCCGATCGCGCCCAACACCTTTTGCCGGCCCGTCATATAGGGCGCGGCGATCACAGCGGAACCCGAAAGCGAGAAAAGCCGCGTTTCGGCCCCGATGAATATACGCACGCCCTGGGCTTCGCGCACATTATCGAGCAGCCCGACCAGCTGCTCCTTCTGCTCCAGATCGTCGAACAGCATGCGTACCCGCTCCAGGTCCTCCATGGCGCCGGGCTCGGAGAGCAGGTTGGCGCGGCCGCGCACGATCAAGGCCCGTTCGGTTCCGTCGCCGCCGCCCCAGGCGGCCAGGCCGTCCTCCACCAGGCGGGCGGCGGTCTGGTCCAGCTCGCGCCGGGCGCGGTCCAGCTCGCCGCGCATCTCCAGCTTGGTCTCGGCCAGGGTGCGGCCGGCCAGGCGCGCGGCGAGGAAGTTCGACGCCTCGGTCAGGGCCGAGGGCGTCAGGCCCGCCGGCCGCTTCATCAGCCGGTTCTCGACCGTGCCGTCCTCGAAGACCATGACCGCCAGGGCCTGATCGGCGCCCAGGGCGATGAATTCCACGTGCTTGACGCCGGCGTCGCGCACCGGCGCCGAGACCACCCCCGCCCCGCCGGCCAGGCCGGACAACATGGCGCTGGCCTCGTTCATCACCTCTTCGAACGAATTGCCCTTGGCGAACAGGCGCGCGTCAATGGCGCGGCGCTCCTCCTCGGCCAGGTCGCCGACCTCCAGCAGGCCGTCCACGAACAGACGCAGGCCGGCATGGGTCGGCAGGCGGCCGGCGCTGGTGTGCGGCGCGCCCAGCAGGCCCAGCTGCGTCAGATCCTGCATGGTGTTGCGGATCGAGGCCGGGGACAGATGCACCCCGCCCTTGGACACCGTGCGCGAGCCCACGGGCTCGCCGGTCTCCAGATAGGTCTCCACCACGCGGCGGAAGATGTCGCGCGCCCGGCTGTCCAGATCGGTCAGGGACAGGGTCGGGGGCGCGCCGGGCAGGAACGACGTCATGGGGCCAGATGTAAGCGGCGTGGACGATCCGCGCCATATCTAGGATAAGCGGCGCCTTCACAGGAAAGCTTGCCCCCATGCGCCCGTCCGAACGCACCGCCGACGCCCTTCGCCCCGTGACCCTGGAGACCAAGGTCAACCGCTACGCCGAAGGTTCGTGCCTGATCGGCTTCGGCCACACCAAGGTTCTGGTCACCGCGACCGTGGAAGAGAGCCTGCCGGGCTGGCTGCGCGGCAAGGGCCAGGGCTGGGTCACGGCCGAGTACGGCATGCTTCCCCGCGCCACCCACAGCCGGGGTCGCCGCGAAGCCGCCGCCGGCAAGCAGAGCGGCCGCACCCAGGAAATCCAGCGCCTGATCGGCCGCTCCCTGCGCGCCGTGGTGGATCTGAAGGCCCTGGGCGAGCGCCAGATCACCCTGGACTGCGACGTCATCCAGGCCGACGGCGGCACCCGCACGGCGGCGATCACCGGCGCCTGGGTCGCCCTGCGCCTGGCCACCGGCTACCTGCTGGAGGAAGGCGTGCTGAAGGCCGATCCGATCCTGGACCAGGTGGCGGCGGTGTCCTGCGGCGTGTTCAACGGCGTGCCCGTCCTCGACCTCGACTACGAGGAGGATTCCAACGCCGAGGCCAACTCCAACTTCGTCCTGACCGGCGGCGGCGACATCGTCGAGATCCAGGCCACGGGCGAGAAGCGCGGCTTCAGCCGAGCCGAGTTCGAGGCCCTGTATGGTCTGGCGGAAAAGGGCATCGGCGAGCTGTTCGTGATGCAGCGCGCCGCCGCCGGGCTGTAGCGCCAAGGGGTCGGCCGCGATGCAGATCATGTCCTTGCAAGACCTGGACGTGATCGTGCGCGCAGCCGGCGCGACCCTGGCCCTGGCCGGGGTGTTTCTTCTGCACCGCGACGGCCATCGCCGGCTGGCCATGGCCTTCCTGCCCCTGGCGCTCGGCTTGGCCGGCTTTCTGGCCGGCAACACGCCTGAGACCGCCCTGCGCCTGGGCGGGATGGCCGGCTATGTGGGCAAGTTTCTGGCCGGCTGGGCGGCGGTCTTCCTGTGGTGGTTCTGCCTGGCGGTCTTTGATCGCGGCTTTCGGCCCAGGGGCGCGGTGCTGGCCACGGGCCTGGCCTGGATCATTATCGCTAGCGCGGATCGCGGCCTGTTCGGCCCGGCCCTGGAGGATCTGGGCCTATCCTGGATCCTGATCACGCTTGGTTTCGGCATGGTCGCCCACCTGGCCTGGCGGGTGATCCGCGACCGGGAGGGCGACCTGCTCGATCGTCGGCGCGGCGCGCGGATGATGGTGGTGGTCCTGCTGGGCGGGCAGCTTCTGGCCGACCTGGCGGTGGATGTGGTCCTGGGCATGGACTGGCAGCCGCACGCCTTTTCCATCCTCCAGAACGCCGGCTTCCTGCTGTTCGTCTGCTGGCTAGCCTGGGTCGGGTTCGAGACAGATGAACCGGCGCCGCCCATCCAGAAGAAGGCCGCAGCGCCCGTCGACACCGCCGAGGACACGCGGCTGAAGGATCGCCTGGGCTTCCTGATCGATGTGGAGCGGGTCCATCTCGACCCCGAGCTGACCTTTGACGGCTTCGTCCGCCAGATGGGCGCGCCGGAGCGGACCGTGCGCCGCCTGATCAACCACCAGCTCGGCCACGACCATTTCCGCAGCTTCCTGAACGCAAAGCGCGTGGACGAGGCCCGCCGCCTGCTGGCCGACCCGGGACGGCGGGGCGACAAGCTGATCGCCATCGCGCTGGACAGCGGCTTTTCCTCGCTGGCGTCCTTCAATCGCGTGTTCCGCGATGTCGCCCACACCACGCCCAGCGCTTTTCGCGCCCACGCCGGGTTCTGAGGAACGATCCGCCGCCTTCTGAGAAGCGCGGCCCTCACGGCGAAGCTAGGTCTCCGCGCAAATCAATTGCGGAGATACGCGCGTGAACAGTCTTATCGCAATCGCCGGCGTGCTGGGGCTGCTGCTCGCGGCGGGCGGCGTGATCGGGTTGCTGCGCCCGAGCCAGTTTCGCCCACTGTGGCTCTTTACGGCGGCGGGCCTGGTCCTGCTCGCCGACTTCCTGCTGACCCGCGGCTACGGCCTGCTGCCCAACCTGATCCCGGGAGAGCGCAACTGGCAGGGAATGATCCTGGCCCTGGCGACCGTGCTGGCCGTCGCCTCGACCCCGGCGTTCGGGTGGCGGGCCTCCTACCTGACGCCGGTCCAGGCGCCGGGCAGCCTCAAACCCGCCCTGCTGGTCTCGGCGCTCTATATGGGCTTCTTCCTGGCTCTCGCCTTGGCATTCCCCAACGGGCCGACCCTGGCCGAGGATCTCGCCTTCCAGCTCACCATGCCGGGGCTGATGGAGGAGGCCTTTTATCGTGGGGTGCTGCTGGTGGCGCTCGGCCGGGCGTTTACCGGACGCTTGAACCTGCTTGGCGTGGACTGGAGCTGGGGCGCGATCCTGTCCTGCGCCCTGTTCGGTCTGGCGCACGCCTTCGGCTTCTCGCGCGGGGCGTTCTCGTTCGATCCGCTGACCATGGCGTTGACCGCCATGCCGTCGCTGATCGCGGCGTGGCTGGTGTTGCGGACGCGGAGCATTCTGCTGCCGATCGTGCTGCACAACTTCGGCAACGCGATCATGCTGCTGGTCTAGCTGAGGCCGCCCTGCAGCTCTTCCTCGAAATCGTCGTCGGCCGGCCCCGGCTCGAAGACCAACAGGTCTCCAGGCTGGCAGCCCAGCTCGCGGCACAAGGCGTCGAGGGTCGAGAATCGGATGGCCCGCGCCTTGCCGGTCTTGAGGATCGACAGGTTGGCGATGGTCACGCCGACCCGGTCGGCGAGTTCGGTGAGGGACATGCGCCGTTCGGCGAGGACGCGGTCGAGCTGAACACGGATGGCCATGGGGCGACGCTCTGCCTGAAAACTCTAAATGGTCAGTTCAGCTTCGCGGCGAAGGCGGGCGCCCTCGCGGAAGATTTCGGCCAGCACCAGCACCACCAGCACTGAGAACCAGGCGGTCAGGTTGACCCCGCCGTCGATGCGGTTGGAGCCCGGCGCCAGCCACGCAGCGAGGCCCCAGAACGCGTAACGCCCCAGCTCCAGCCCGCCCAGCACCAGGCCCACGACCCGCAGGCGGCGCACATTGTCGGGATGGAAGGGGTCGCCCGCTGTCAGGGTCACGAAGATGCGGCGCAGACGGCCGACGATGATCAGCACCCCGCCCAGATAGAGGGCGGCGGCGGCCAGGACCCCGGCCAGCAGCGGGCCCTTGGCGGTCACCTCGCGGCCATCGTCGCCGCTGATGTGGATGCCCTTGAGCAGTTCGGGATTGAAGCTGAGCAGCAGCGCCCCGAGGGCGCAGAGCGCCAGCAGGGCCACGCCGGCCCAGAGCGCGAAATAGACGACGTCGAGGATGATCTTCAGAAAGCTCGATACCGAGCCCGGCCCCAAGGCGCGCATGCCTCAAATTCCCCTAGGTCGATCGTCCGGGGTCGTCCCCGAAACCCGCCGCCCGTCAGCCTCAAGGCCAGGGCGGACGGCGAGAATGCCTTGCGTCGGGCGGGCTTGGAAGCCGCCGACGACGGACGTCCTAGATCGAGCGGACCAGGAACATGGCGGCCGACAGGGGCAGGCCCGACAGCAGGGCGACGGTCAGAGCGGTCATCGACAGACGGTCGAGGGTGTTCATGAAGCGGGAGGCGGTCATTTCGGTCATCCTTTGTGCAGCGCAACATGAAGCGGGGCGACCCCGCTTCGGTGAGGCCGCGATGGCCTCGTTTCCTGTGGCACTACTTAGGATTTCGCCGAATACCAATCAAGGAACATATCGAAAAACGATATTAAACCTTTGCAATGAAATGAACCGGTTGTAATGCAGCGCAGCATCATTCCTTCGGCTCGGAGGCCTTCATCGACGGACGCTGGCTGATCGTCGCGTACCACTCGGTCAGGTGCGGGCGGCCCTCGCGCCAATCCAGCACCTTGCGGAAGTCCAGATAACCAAGCTGGGCGGCGACGGCGATCTCGCCGATCTGGAAGCGGCCGTCGAACTCGTCGTCCTCCAGGCTGTCGAGGGCGGCCAGGATGGCCGCGCGCTGGCGGGCGATCTGGTCGGCGTGTTGGTCGGCGACCGGGCGCTTTTCCTGGCCCACCACGCGTAGAGCCGCGTCGCCGATGCCGTCGGCCAGGGCCTGGGCGGTCAGGGC contains the following coding sequences:
- the grpE gene encoding nucleotide exchange factor GrpE — encoded protein: MTDEQTPANEEAFDGAEIAAAETEALKAEVAALKEQVLRYAAEADNTRRRAEREANEARAYAIQKFSRDLLGVADNLSRALAAAPKETEDGPVKTFTVGIEMTEKALMDAFERNGLKRVDPVKGSKFDPHLHQAMMEQPSTEVAAGGVIQVLQAGYELLGRLVRPAMVVVAAKGSTGIGETAPAEPTAAANPYASAEAAGEGGSVDTRA
- the gyrB gene encoding DNA topoisomerase (ATP-hydrolyzing) subunit B, producing MSDENQAPEIEETPGEYGADSIKVLKGLDAVRKRPGMYIGDTDDGSGLHHMVYEVVDNAIDEALAGYATAVEVILNADGSATITDDGRGIPTDIHEGEGVSAAEVIMTQLHAGGKFDQNSYKVSGGLHGVGVSVVNALSDWLQLKIHRNGQVHEMRFERGDAVSSLKVTGDSPTRTEGPKAGEFLTGTSVTFMPSTETFSFIEFDRKTLEHRLRELAFLNSGVTIRFKDLREAEPFEEILSYEGGIEAFVRHLDKAKNGMLKDPIVIRGRRDKVELDLALWWNDSYHEHMLCFTNNIPQRDGGTHLAAFRAALTRVMGNYIESSGLAKREKVNVSGEDAREGLTCVLSVKVPDPKFSSQTKDKLVSSEVRPAVEGLVQDGLATWFEEHPNEARAIVGKIVEAAAAREAARKARELTRRKSALDITSLPGKLADCSEKDPAKSEIFIVEGDSAGGSAKQARNRENQAILPLRGKILNVERARFDKMLSSDQVGTLITALGAGIGREDFDADKVRYHKIVLMTDADVDGAHIRTLLLTFFYRQMPELIERGYIYIAQPPLYKATKGKSSRYLKDDAEMESFLTDEGVDGAELDLASGERLTGRDLLAMVQTARGAKANIERLSARAPAFAVEQTALAGLFGDKADVASAAKRLDLYAEEGDGPWSGEPAATGGGYSFSRVKRGVSERLVIDEMTLNAADARRLAERAGALAETFSKPAIFRRKDKSTTVRGPLDLVQAVMDAGRKGLSIQRYKGLGEMNPDQLWETTLDAEARTLLQVKVTHADDADDMFARLMGDLVEPRREFIQQNALDAEVDV
- the recF gene encoding DNA replication/repair protein RecF, yielding MSRAAVLSLSLTDFRSYERARLEAGGRTVFLFGPNGAGKTNLLEAVSLLSPGRGLRGSALAEVGRRLPGEAVGRAWAVAAVVEDPEGETRLGTGTETAGAARRVVRLEGEAVPPGRMADHIRPVWLTPQQDRLFLEAASERRKFFDRLVFAAEPAHAAHASAYEKAQRERLRLLVDEVGDEAWLTALETRMAQAGALMAAARVRTLQALQDEIDSRGDRPFPQARLSLTGDWETMAANGTESPELEARLSAALAAARPRDGAAGRSLTGPHRGDLAVVHAEKDRPAAECSTGEQKALILNLVLAQAARLSRAESAPNPILLLDEVAAHLDLKRRAALADEITALGLQAFLTGTDEALFDHLKGRALGVRVDASGLTVLDQ
- a CDS encoding DUF2061 domain-containing protein, with the translated sequence MRLALKTLTYATMHLTVAVAVAYVLTRSWKVALAVGIIEPMVQTITFNLHERAWTRADKRRAQKDQARVSTEPPSPAASALA
- a CDS encoding prolyl oligopeptidase family serine peptidase, whose product is MLITTRFGQTNQVHTVAAPGAARNQITFYDEPVAGVGALPAGKGLLLSKDTGGDEWFQLLVRQADGKTTTITEAGTRNQSPAVSKDGSVLVWSRSAKGDADADIIMLDPSAPDGRRTILEGTGAMSPIDVSADGKTVLLGRYLSINDSPRWLLDVAGGKLTPLGAAETPIAYQGGKFTPDGKRVLILSDEGSDFARLIEIDLATGKKTNLSGEQPWDVEEFALSSDGRILAYVVNEDGYSKLVVRDFVTRRALPQAQLPAGVLSNLTFNKDGSKLGFSLSTPTSSSDAWSWDVLEGKLERWTNSELGGLDPASLVEPTLVRFKSFDGRSIPALVYRPRNARGPTPVVIDIHGGPEGQSRPVYNSINQHIQQMVGEMGITVIVPNVRGSTGYGKTYLNLDNAEKREDLVKDIGALLDWIATQPDLDAKRAVVYGQSYGGYMSLAVMTHYSDRLAGGVERYGISNFTSFLKNTETYRRDLRRAEYGDERDPKMQKVFERISPMNNVGKITKPMLIMQGANDPRVPQSESDQVVAELRKNGVETWYVLFKDEGHGFFKRVNSDRRREAETLFLQKVLGLKPAG
- the dnaN gene encoding DNA polymerase III subunit beta — its product is MKLTIERAALLKALGHVQSVVERRNTIPILSNVLLSADREQVSFSATDLDMEIIDEGMAQVDIPGQITAPAQTLYEIVRKLPDGADVSLSFNGDDPRLQIQAGRSKFNLPVLPAGDFPVMSSDGLSGRISVDTGDLIRLIDKTRFAISTEETRYYLNGLYVHTVVEGGETKLRAVATDGHRLALAEMAAPEGAAGTPGVIVPRKTINEIRRLLDDAGENVELQLSPQKVRLEFGRAAALTSKVIDGSFPDYVRVIPKDNAKVLLVDNGLFAKAVDRVATISAEKSRSVKLAVEPGKVILTVRNMEAGQAVEEVEVDYDGEPFEIGFNARYLLDVCGQIGADTAEFRFADPASPTLVLDPADPGVRYVLMPLRV